A genomic stretch from Chryseobacterium sp. SNU WT5 includes:
- a CDS encoding S41 family peptidase has protein sequence MKRILLLSSLFIISSCVSVKKHNEKLEIPISVEKLKEDIDYTHRKLEQLHPKLYWYISKEELDYKFDSLKTTIQKPLKPNEFYQKLAPIIAKVREGHLRLYPYQKRLTKKEIKDLEKQKGLLGRYNFVIDQDRIFVKDNADKIENMNVGTEILTIKDIPVKDLLDKYRPIVNSDGFNTTFQKYSLARSWPGFFTAEYGILDSVKIEAKYQNQLKTFYLHREKITKEEKVKTEQENKKLTKSQAGKTKDYNIVTRSFNRDLQFPMKDSTVAYMKIKTFSGTYSRKFYRQSFAMLKKSPAKYLILDVRDNLGGSLSEIRNLYSYLVDEKFEFVTGEVTSRSSLIQADYFEFVPTLAKPIAAITYPLYLIATSLSIKKQENKFYLRNIGTFSLKEPKRNHFAGEIYVLINGSSFSASSIISSKLKAEKRAFLVGEETGGANDGTVAGRYATTKLPNSKLKLPVGLILIQPKIQFTETKKGVLPDHEMIPTLQEILQKKDLQLEWIMNEIKNNGNSTKV, from the coding sequence TTGAAAAGAATACTTCTACTATCTTCACTGTTTATCATATCTTCTTGTGTTTCGGTGAAGAAACATAATGAGAAATTGGAGATTCCTATTTCCGTGGAAAAATTAAAAGAAGATATTGATTATACCCATCGTAAATTAGAGCAACTGCATCCTAAACTGTATTGGTATATTTCCAAAGAAGAATTGGATTATAAGTTTGACAGTTTAAAAACCACCATTCAAAAACCTTTAAAACCAAATGAATTTTACCAAAAGCTGGCACCCATTATTGCAAAAGTAAGGGAAGGACATTTGCGATTATACCCCTACCAGAAACGCCTGACCAAGAAAGAAATTAAAGATCTAGAAAAACAGAAAGGATTGTTGGGACGGTACAATTTTGTGATCGATCAGGATCGTATTTTTGTGAAAGATAATGCAGACAAAATTGAAAACATGAATGTGGGAACGGAGATCTTAACAATAAAAGATATTCCAGTAAAAGATCTGCTCGACAAATATAGACCTATTGTTAATAGTGATGGCTTCAATACTACTTTTCAAAAATATTCTTTGGCGCGAAGCTGGCCAGGATTTTTCACAGCAGAATATGGAATTCTGGACAGTGTGAAAATTGAAGCGAAATACCAAAATCAGCTAAAAACATTTTACCTGCATCGAGAAAAAATCACCAAAGAAGAAAAGGTAAAAACAGAGCAGGAAAATAAAAAACTAACTAAAAGCCAAGCGGGCAAAACTAAAGATTACAATATTGTTACAAGAAGTTTCAATCGTGACTTACAGTTTCCCATGAAAGATTCCACGGTTGCTTACATGAAGATCAAAACTTTTTCCGGAACCTATTCCCGCAAATTTTATAGACAAAGTTTTGCAATGTTGAAAAAATCACCCGCAAAGTACTTAATTTTAGATGTTCGGGATAATTTGGGTGGTTCTCTATCGGAAATTAGAAACCTCTATTCTTATTTGGTAGATGAAAAATTTGAATTCGTTACTGGCGAAGTAACTTCTCGTTCCTCATTAATACAAGCCGATTATTTCGAATTTGTTCCAACATTGGCCAAACCTATCGCCGCAATCACTTATCCGCTTTATTTAATAGCTACTTCATTATCAATAAAAAAGCAAGAAAATAAATTTTATTTAAGAAATATAGGAACTTTCTCATTAAAAGAACCAAAACGAAATCACTTCGCTGGAGAAATATATGTTTTAATTAATGGAAGTAGTTTTTCTGCATCTTCCATTATCTCCTCAAAATTGAAAGCTGAGAAAAGAGCATTTCTTGTTGGAGAAGAAACAGGCGGTGCTAACGACGGAACTGTTGCGGGTAGATATGCAACCACAAAATTGCCCAATTCAAAATTAAAATTACCCGTTGGTTTAATACTTATACAACCTAAAATTCAGTTCACCGAAACTAAAAAAGGAGTTCTCCCAGACCACGAAATGATACCAACTTTGCAAGAAATTTTACAAAAAAAAGATCTTCAACTGGAATGGATCATGAATGAAATAAAAAATAATGGCAACTCTACTAAAGTGTAA
- the pncA gene encoding bifunctional nicotinamidase/pyrazinamidase, producing the protein MKKALIIVDVQNDFCEGGALAVPGSNEVIPYINLLMKDNEYDQIILTQDWHPADHKSFASTNGKKVGDTIILNGIPQFMWPDHCIQGTHGAEFHPDLNQDKVTHIVQKGTNAEFDSYSGFQDNNHFVKTGLDDFLKYHDIQLLEIVGFALDYCVKYTCLDAAQLGYVTCLHFNGTRAVNVKPDNGKDAIYEMLQKTVTVLG; encoded by the coding sequence ATGAAAAAAGCCTTAATAATAGTTGACGTTCAAAATGATTTTTGCGAAGGTGGAGCTCTTGCTGTACCAGGTTCTAACGAAGTTATTCCTTATATTAATCTATTAATGAAAGATAATGAATATGATCAGATTATCCTAACGCAAGACTGGCATCCGGCAGATCATAAGAGTTTTGCTTCTACCAATGGTAAAAAGGTCGGTGATACCATTATTCTCAATGGCATTCCACAATTTATGTGGCCAGATCATTGTATTCAGGGAACTCATGGTGCAGAATTTCATCCCGATTTAAATCAAGATAAAGTTACCCATATTGTTCAGAAAGGAACTAATGCAGAGTTCGACAGTTACAGTGGATTTCAGGATAATAACCATTTTGTAAAAACAGGATTAGATGATTTTTTAAAATATCATGATATTCAATTATTAGAAATTGTTGGATTTGCTTTAGATTATTGCGTAAAATACACCTGTTTAGATGCTGCTCAACTGGGTTATGTTACGTGTCTGCATTTTAATGGAACCCGTGCGGTTAATGTAAAACCTGACAACGGTAAAGATGCAATTTACGAAATGCTACAAAAAACAGTTACCGTTTTAGGATAA
- a CDS encoding acyl-CoA thioesterase: MNYEEKIQNSETRVFKVVFPNITNHHNTMFGGTVMEMMDEVAFMTATRFARKSFVTVSCDRIDFKKPIPADTLVELIGRVKYVGNSSLKVNVEVYVEQMYDEVRERAVSGDFTLVAIGHDKKPIKIFEKEDASEIK, encoded by the coding sequence ATGAACTACGAAGAAAAAATCCAAAATTCAGAAACCCGAGTTTTTAAAGTCGTTTTCCCCAATATTACAAATCACCATAATACGATGTTTGGTGGAACGGTGATGGAAATGATGGATGAAGTTGCTTTTATGACCGCTACCCGATTTGCAAGAAAATCATTTGTGACGGTAAGTTGTGACCGTATCGATTTCAAGAAACCTATTCCAGCAGATACTTTGGTAGAATTAATTGGTCGCGTAAAATATGTAGGAAACTCAAGTTTAAAAGTAAACGTTGAAGTTTATGTTGAACAGATGTACGACGAAGTTAGAGAAAGAGCGGTGTCAGGTGATTTTACTTTGGTAGCAATTGGTCATGATAAAAAACCGATAAAAATCTTTGAAAAAGAAGATGCAAGCGAAATTAAATAA
- a CDS encoding urocanate hydratase, translating to MTFQEQIQQGIPNELPAIKPYDPQINHAPKRKDILTAEEKKLALKNALRYFEPKFHAELLPEFKEELEKYGRIYMYRFRPDYEIKARSIKEYPGKSEQAKSIMLMIQNNLDYAVAQHPHELITYGGNGAVFQNWAQYLLTMKYLSEMTDDQTLTMYSGHPMGLFPSHKEAPRVVVTNGMVIPNYSKPDDWEKLNALGVSQYGQMTAGSYMYIGPQGIVHGTTITVLNAFRKIKKEPKGGLFVTSGLGGMSGAQPKAGNIAGCITVCAEVNPKITKIRHEQKWIDEIHENLDELVERVRKAQENKETVSLAYLGNVVEVWEKFDQENLHIDIGSDQTSLHNPWAGGYYPVGIPFEEANKMMAENPELFKEKVQESLRRHAKAINRHTDKGTYFFDYGNAFLLEASRAGADVMAENPTLGREFKFPSYVQDIMGPMCFDFGFGPFRWVCASGKPEDLQKTDEIACSVLEEIMKNSPTEIQQQMQDNITWIKGAQENKLVVGSQARILYADAEGRMKIAETFNKAIKNGEIGLVVLGRDHHDVSGTDSPYRETSNIYDGSRFTADMAIQNVIGDSFRGATWVSIHNGGGVGWGEVINGGFGMLLDGSEDADRRLKSMLFWDVNNGISRRSWARNEGAIFAIKRAMEIEPNLKVTLPNSVNEDLLA from the coding sequence ATGACTTTTCAAGAACAGATACAACAAGGAATTCCAAATGAACTTCCTGCAATTAAACCTTACGATCCCCAAATTAATCACGCACCGAAACGGAAAGATATACTCACAGCAGAAGAAAAGAAACTGGCATTAAAGAATGCATTGCGTTATTTTGAGCCCAAATTTCATGCTGAACTTTTACCAGAGTTTAAAGAAGAATTGGAGAAGTATGGACGAATTTATATGTATCGTTTTCGTCCGGATTATGAAATAAAAGCACGTTCCATTAAAGAATATCCAGGAAAATCGGAACAGGCAAAATCGATCATGTTGATGATTCAAAATAATTTGGATTACGCGGTAGCACAACACCCACATGAATTAATTACTTACGGTGGAAATGGAGCGGTTTTTCAAAACTGGGCACAATATCTTTTGACGATGAAATATTTGTCGGAGATGACCGATGACCAAACTTTGACTATGTATTCGGGACATCCGATGGGCTTATTTCCGAGTCATAAAGAAGCGCCAAGAGTTGTTGTAACTAACGGTATGGTGATTCCAAATTATTCAAAACCTGATGATTGGGAAAAACTTAATGCATTGGGTGTTTCACAATATGGACAAATGACGGCTGGTAGCTATATGTATATTGGCCCGCAAGGGATTGTTCATGGAACTACCATTACCGTTTTGAATGCTTTTAGGAAAATTAAAAAAGAACCGAAAGGTGGACTGTTTGTCACTTCAGGTTTAGGTGGAATGTCTGGTGCGCAACCAAAAGCCGGAAATATCGCCGGATGTATTACCGTTTGTGCAGAAGTAAATCCGAAAATTACCAAGATCCGTCACGAGCAAAAATGGATTGATGAAATTCATGAAAATTTAGATGAACTGGTTGAAAGAGTTCGAAAAGCACAGGAAAATAAAGAAACTGTTTCGTTGGCTTATCTCGGAAATGTAGTTGAAGTCTGGGAAAAATTCGACCAAGAAAATTTACACATCGATATTGGGTCTGACCAAACTTCGCTTCATAATCCATGGGCTGGAGGATATTATCCAGTCGGAATTCCTTTTGAAGAAGCCAATAAAATGATGGCTGAAAATCCTGAATTATTTAAAGAGAAAGTTCAGGAAAGTTTAAGAAGACATGCGAAAGCCATAAATAGACATACCGATAAAGGAACTTATTTCTTTGATTACGGAAATGCCTTTTTACTGGAAGCGAGTAGAGCTGGAGCAGATGTTATGGCGGAAAATCCAACCTTAGGAAGGGAATTTAAATTCCCAAGTTATGTTCAGGATATTATGGGGCCAATGTGTTTCGATTTTGGTTTCGGACCGTTTCGCTGGGTTTGTGCCAGTGGGAAACCGGAAGATCTTCAGAAAACTGATGAAATTGCATGTTCGGTTTTAGAAGAAATCATGAAGAATTCACCGACTGAAATTCAGCAACAAATGCAGGATAATATCACTTGGATTAAAGGAGCACAAGAAAATAAATTAGTGGTTGGTTCCCAGGCAAGGATTCTTTATGCAGACGCAGAAGGAAGAATGAAAATCGCAGAAACCTTTAACAAAGCCATTAAAAATGGAGAAATTGGACTGGTCGTTTTAGGAAGAGATCATCACGATGTTTCGGGGACAGATTCTCCTTACCGCGAAACTTCTAATATATATGATGGTTCAAGATTTACGGCAGATATGGCGATTCAGAATGTAATTGGCGACAGTTTCCGTGGTGCAACTTGGGTTTCCATTCATAATGGAGGCGGAGTTGGCTGGGGCGAAGTAATCAATGGTGGTTTCGGAATGTTGCTCGATGGAAGTGAAGATGCAGATCGTAGATTAAAGTCTATGCTTTTCTGGGATGTTAATAATGGAATTTCGAGAAGAAGTTGGGCCAGAAATGAAGGTGCAATTTTTGCCATTAAACGTGCCATGGAAATTGAACCTAATTTAAAAGTAACATTACCAAATAGTGTCAACGAAGACCTTCTTGCATAA
- a CDS encoding GreA/GreB family elongation factor, which yields MSENIVLTTGIYDLIKDHLRRKRTTIQEEQLLLDQLKSAKQVLRKDLPNDVVTVNCEIKIKNTATNEEEKYLFVQTSREKIKNGKYSILSPIGLATVGNKVGDIIQWPFEDGEKQIEILGVEHYN from the coding sequence ATGTCAGAAAATATAGTTTTAACTACGGGAATTTATGATTTAATTAAAGATCATTTGAGAAGAAAGAGAACAACTATTCAAGAGGAGCAACTTCTATTAGATCAACTTAAAAGTGCGAAGCAGGTACTGCGTAAAGATTTACCAAATGACGTTGTTACGGTAAACTGTGAAATAAAAATAAAGAATACTGCTACTAATGAAGAAGAAAAATACCTGTTTGTACAGACCAGCAGAGAAAAAATTAAAAATGGCAAGTATTCAATTCTATCCCCAATCGGTTTGGCAACTGTTGGAAATAAAGTAGGAGATATTATTCAGTGGCCTTTTGAAGATGGAGAAAAACAAATTGAGATCTTAGGCGTAGAACATTACAACTAA
- a CDS encoding LptF/LptG family permease yields the protein MIKKLDGYVIKTFFGPFLFIFSVLFFIFVVNIIWIRLAQFTGKGLSYWEILKLLSYLSAIVVQLVLPLTILLSSIMTFGDFGERYELAAMKAAGISLTRVMLPLFITTLFFSILLFFFSNNITPDFQRKAKNMLYNIAATKPALNFTPGQFIQQIPGYSVKFDKISGENGEDLTGVFIRKMATSYDDQQSIIAEKGKFVPATNPNYLKLVLFNGHIYEDQLNSTDYNQRLKQPDQAVKFDTLVSHFNISEIIDKALEAEKITDDYSFQNVVQLNKTIANAKKSNKEILDNINYELISQTNNYVSHVDKVPNKKLIAAPLKIDTIKLLKKQEMLLSAFNKIENIKVSTTGKDPQIKDMHAYFSRVIMYQQRIFAYSVTCIIFFLIGASLGSIIRKGGLGLPVVIAIFIFILFYLLNLTAENIAWAGNMDPYLAAWLPNLVLFPFGIWLTYKALTDSQLFDIEKYKKLLKPVINKFTKNKEHERYR from the coding sequence ATGATAAAAAAACTTGACGGTTACGTCATTAAAACTTTTTTCGGCCCTTTTCTTTTCATTTTCAGCGTGCTGTTTTTCATCTTTGTGGTGAATATCATCTGGATCCGGCTGGCTCAGTTTACGGGCAAAGGGTTAAGTTATTGGGAAATATTGAAATTGCTTTCCTATTTGTCGGCAATTGTCGTTCAGCTTGTTTTACCTTTAACTATTCTTCTATCCTCCATTATGACCTTCGGTGATTTTGGAGAACGGTACGAGCTTGCTGCGATGAAAGCTGCTGGAATCTCGTTAACTAGAGTTATGTTACCGTTGTTTATTACCACATTATTCTTTTCTATTCTTTTATTCTTCTTCTCTAATAATATTACACCCGATTTCCAGCGTAAAGCTAAGAATATGCTGTACAATATTGCAGCAACCAAACCCGCACTTAATTTTACACCTGGTCAGTTTATTCAACAGATTCCAGGGTATAGTGTGAAATTTGACAAAATTTCAGGGGAAAATGGAGAAGATCTTACTGGAGTTTTTATTAGAAAAATGGCTACTTCCTATGATGATCAACAGTCTATTATTGCGGAGAAAGGAAAATTTGTTCCTGCAACTAATCCAAACTATTTAAAATTAGTTTTGTTTAATGGCCATATTTATGAAGATCAACTTAACAGTACAGATTATAATCAAAGATTAAAGCAACCGGATCAGGCGGTAAAATTCGACACGCTGGTTTCCCATTTTAACATTTCAGAAATAATTGATAAGGCGCTAGAAGCTGAAAAAATAACAGATGACTACTCTTTTCAAAATGTAGTTCAACTTAATAAAACCATCGCAAACGCTAAAAAAAGTAATAAAGAAATATTAGATAATATTAATTATGAGCTGATAAGTCAGACTAATAATTATGTAAGTCACGTGGATAAAGTGCCTAATAAAAAATTAATTGCTGCTCCTCTAAAAATCGATACCATTAAGTTGTTAAAAAAGCAGGAAATGCTTCTTTCAGCATTTAATAAAATTGAAAATATAAAAGTTTCTACTACAGGAAAAGATCCACAAATAAAAGATATGCATGCCTATTTTTCGAGGGTTATTATGTATCAACAGCGTATTTTTGCCTACTCTGTTACCTGTATTATCTTTTTTCTAATTGGCGCCAGCTTAGGTTCTATTATTCGCAAAGGTGGTTTAGGTTTACCGGTTGTGATTGCAATCTTTATTTTTATACTATTTTATTTACTAAACTTAACGGCAGAAAACATTGCCTGGGCAGGAAATATGGATCCGTATCTGGCTGCTTGGCTACCAAACTTAGTTCTTTTCCCGTTCGGAATATGGCTTACTTATAAAGCGCTTACAGATTCTCAGCTATTCGACATTGAAAAGTATAAAAAACTACTGAAACCAGTTATCAATAAATTCACGAAGAATAAGGAACATGAGCGCTACCGATAA
- a CDS encoding glutathione peroxidase yields MKKIIVLLLTAGAVLLSCKNQKSENSQAKVTENMNKTIYDYKVEGLDGGEINFADFKGKKILVVNTASECGFTPQYADLEKLSKDYPEKLVIVGFPANNFGGQEPGTNKEIGAFCEKNFGVTFPMAAKVSVKGDDTAPIFKFLTKKELNGVKNTAILWNFTKFLIDENGNLIDSFISTTKPTSESITKYLK; encoded by the coding sequence ATGAAAAAAATTATAGTACTCTTACTGACAGCTGGTGCAGTCCTACTAAGTTGTAAAAACCAAAAAAGCGAAAATTCGCAGGCAAAAGTTACTGAGAATATGAACAAAACGATATACGACTATAAAGTTGAAGGATTAGATGGAGGAGAGATTAATTTTGCTGATTTCAAAGGCAAAAAGATTTTAGTTGTAAATACCGCTTCCGAATGCGGATTCACTCCACAATATGCAGACCTGGAAAAACTATCCAAAGATTATCCTGAAAAATTGGTAATCGTAGGTTTTCCAGCAAATAATTTTGGTGGTCAGGAACCAGGAACAAATAAAGAAATCGGTGCTTTCTGTGAAAAGAATTTTGGAGTAACATTTCCAATGGCTGCTAAAGTTTCTGTAAAAGGAGATGATACTGCACCAATATTTAAATTTTTGACTAAAAAAGAATTGAATGGTGTAAAGAACACTGCAATCCTTTGGAATTTCACTAAGTTTTTGATCGATGAAAACGGAAACTTAATTGATTCTTTCATTAGTACGACAAAACCAACAAGTGAATCTATTACCAAATATTTAAAATAA
- a CDS encoding YfiT family bacillithiol transferase translates to MDNLELKKYPIGKFQLPEKISDQDLDRHIKTLKDFPGKLKNLVAYWNDDQLDTQYREGGWKVRQLVNHLSDSHMNSFLRFKLALTEDNPTVKCYDEAKWAELQDSFSIDIKPALQILKGLHKRWVFELKSLTNREFTSTFHHPEQNRDISLKESLAFYAWHCDHHLAQIENLRQEHNW, encoded by the coding sequence ATGGACAATTTAGAACTTAAGAAATACCCAATAGGGAAGTTTCAGCTACCTGAGAAGATTTCTGACCAAGACCTTGATCGTCATATAAAAACACTTAAAGATTTTCCTGGTAAATTAAAAAATTTGGTAGCATATTGGAATGATGACCAGCTTGATACCCAATATAGAGAGGGAGGTTGGAAAGTTCGCCAGCTTGTTAATCATTTATCCGACAGTCATATGAATAGTTTTCTGCGTTTTAAATTAGCACTTACGGAGGATAACCCCACGGTAAAATGTTATGATGAAGCAAAGTGGGCAGAATTACAGGATTCTTTCAGTATCGATATAAAACCTGCTTTACAAATTTTGAAAGGCTTGCACAAAAGATGGGTTTTTGAACTGAAATCACTCACAAATCGTGAGTTTACCAGTACTTTTCATCACCCTGAACAAAATAGAGATATTTCTCTAAAAGAAAGTTTGGCTTTTTATGCCTGGCATTGTGACCACCATCTGGCTCAAATTGAAAACTTAAGACAGGAACATAATTGGTAG
- a CDS encoding FtsK/SpoIIIE family DNA translocase, with product MEKDTKKRPSKTAEHNKTLSKPRIFFGILFLLISIVGLFSFISYLMNWKADQSQAGTMLDKTIKSSNIFGKIGDWLGNIFIFESIGIAAFLVAFLFFVCGLMILKKNYFKPWKTIGHSLFFICWLPILMGAVTNGQGVLSGVYGFQIMDFLNSVIGTAGLWLVILVSIGLYFILEFNLNPSNIRSKMNELNDKTIGRVKGILPNSSENLETDDELEDAVNSAEEKITVIDHSIPQTLVENSTELKLNQEIEPIQTPNKTSFEPADEAASISLVPSTTAFNENEVKVDDINFKVEVAKTVDILDESDKKSQELVDKHGYYDHKLELAKFQMPTIDLLHDYGNEEIYVNKEELEENKNKIVGLLKNFNVGIAEIKATIGPTVTLYEIVPEAGIRVASIKKLQDDIALNLSALGIRIIAPMPGKGTIGIEVPRKNPSMVSMRSVIASQKFQNTDMDLPVVFGKTISNEIFMADLAKMPHLLMAGATGQGKSVGINAILTSLLYKKHPSELKFVMVDPKKVELSLYSKIERHYLAKLPDGEDAIITDTHKVINTLNSLCIEMDQRYDLLKNAFCKNIKEYNKKFSERKLNPENGHRYLPYIVLVVDEFADLIMTAGKEVELPIARLAQLARAVGIHLIVATQRPSVNVITGMIKANFPARAAFRVISSVDSRTILDSPGADQLIGKGDMLYFNGNEIMRLQCAFVDTPEVEKIAEFIGEQKGYSSAFMLPEYSADDTASTVGAFDPNEKDVLFEDAARIIVSTQQGSTSMLQRQLKLGYNRAGRIMDQLEASGIVGGFNGAKAREVQISDLNSLEQFLEELRK from the coding sequence ATGGAAAAAGACACGAAAAAAAGACCGTCTAAAACGGCTGAGCACAACAAAACTCTCTCAAAACCACGTATATTTTTTGGCATTTTATTTCTTTTGATTTCGATTGTCGGACTGTTTTCTTTTATTTCCTATTTAATGAATTGGAAAGCAGATCAAAGCCAGGCCGGAACCATGTTGGACAAAACGATAAAATCATCGAATATTTTCGGTAAAATCGGAGACTGGTTAGGAAATATTTTTATTTTTGAAAGCATTGGTATTGCAGCTTTTCTAGTTGCTTTTCTGTTTTTTGTTTGCGGTCTAATGATCTTAAAGAAAAATTATTTCAAACCCTGGAAAACAATCGGTCATTCTTTATTCTTTATCTGCTGGCTCCCAATTTTAATGGGTGCGGTAACTAACGGCCAAGGCGTTCTAAGTGGCGTGTATGGTTTCCAAATTATGGATTTCCTAAACTCTGTAATAGGAACTGCTGGACTTTGGTTGGTAATTTTGGTAAGTATAGGTTTATATTTTATTCTCGAATTCAATCTTAATCCATCAAACATCAGATCGAAGATGAATGAATTGAATGATAAAACAATAGGACGTGTTAAAGGAATCCTCCCCAATTCATCGGAAAATTTGGAGACTGATGACGAACTGGAAGATGCCGTAAATTCTGCAGAAGAAAAAATAACAGTAATCGATCATTCTATTCCTCAAACATTAGTTGAAAATTCTACTGAACTAAAACTCAATCAGGAAATCGAACCTATTCAAACTCCTAACAAAACATCATTTGAACCCGCTGATGAGGCTGCTTCGATATCATTGGTACCTTCAACAACTGCTTTCAATGAAAATGAAGTTAAAGTAGATGACATTAATTTTAAAGTAGAAGTTGCAAAAACAGTCGATATTCTTGATGAAAGTGATAAAAAGTCACAAGAACTGGTTGATAAACACGGTTATTACGATCATAAATTAGAACTGGCGAAATTTCAAATGCCAACCATTGATCTACTTCATGATTATGGAAACGAAGAAATTTACGTAAATAAAGAAGAATTAGAAGAAAATAAGAATAAGATTGTCGGTCTTCTAAAGAACTTCAATGTTGGTATTGCTGAAATTAAAGCAACCATAGGACCCACCGTTACCCTTTATGAAATTGTTCCGGAAGCCGGAATTCGAGTGGCTTCTATTAAAAAACTGCAAGATGATATTGCCTTGAACCTTTCTGCACTGGGTATTCGAATTATTGCGCCGATGCCGGGAAAAGGAACGATCGGTATAGAAGTACCAAGAAAAAATCCTTCTATGGTTTCTATGAGAAGTGTGATCGCTTCCCAAAAATTTCAAAATACCGATATGGATTTGCCAGTAGTGTTTGGTAAGACAATTTCTAATGAAATCTTCATGGCAGATCTAGCGAAAATGCCTCACTTGTTGATGGCAGGTGCAACTGGCCAAGGTAAATCTGTTGGGATCAATGCTATTTTGACTTCGCTTCTTTATAAAAAACATCCAAGTGAGTTGAAATTTGTAATGGTTGATCCAAAGAAAGTAGAACTTTCTCTGTATTCAAAAATTGAAAGACACTATTTAGCAAAACTTCCAGACGGTGAAGATGCCATTATTACGGACACGCACAAAGTGATCAACACGTTGAATTCTCTTTGTATTGAGATGGATCAGCGGTATGATTTGCTAAAAAATGCGTTCTGTAAAAACATCAAAGAATACAACAAGAAATTCTCAGAAAGAAAATTAAATCCTGAAAATGGCCACCGATACTTACCATATATCGTGCTGGTTGTTGATGAGTTCGCAGATTTAATTATGACAGCAGGAAAAGAAGTAGAACTTCCTATTGCAAGGTTAGCCCAATTGGCAAGAGCTGTAGGTATTCACTTAATTGTAGCTACGCAAAGACCTTCTGTAAATGTAATTACAGGAATGATTAAAGCTAATTTTCCAGCTAGAGCTGCCTTTCGTGTAATTTCTAGTGTAGATTCCCGTACGATTTTGGATTCACCGGGCGCTGATCAGTTGATTGGGAAAGGTGATATGCTGTACTTTAACGGTAATGAAATTATGCGTCTGCAATGTGCATTTGTTGACACTCCTGAAGTGGAAAAAATCGCTGAATTTATTGGAGAGCAAAAAGGATATTCTAGTGCATTTATGCTTCCTGAATATTCTGCGGATGATACAGCTTCTACCGTAGGTGCGTTTGACCCTAACGAGAAAGACGTTCTTTTTGAAGATGCTGCCAGAATAATCGTTTCAACACAACAAGGTTCTACTTCTATGCTACAACGACAATTGAAATTAGGATACAATCGCGCAGGAAGAATTATGGATCAACTGGAAGCGAGCGGAATTGTAGGCGGATTTAATGGTGCAAAAGCAAGAGAGGTTCAGATTTCTGATCTCAACTCTTTGGAACAGTTTTTGGAAGAATTGCGAAAGTAA
- a CDS encoding LolA family protein — MNLLKKISLGLLVVATTASFSAQKIDAKAKTILDAVASNYKSKNNVYFKFVFGTGTGKKVTKTEPGIFYSAKDKYKLKIMGTEQIFDGNKIYNISEEDQEITVAKPTGSEQMFSPLNYIEEYKKGYNVKYVGKLNVNGVNSDYIKLTPVKKNGVKEVNLFVNSANKQLVKVEQFSDDNTVSVIAISNYKDNQKLSPTMFAFDKDNYKNYFVTEL; from the coding sequence ATGAACTTATTAAAAAAAATATCCCTTGGACTTTTAGTTGTTGCAACAACTGCAAGTTTTTCTGCTCAGAAGATTGATGCAAAAGCAAAAACAATCTTAGATGCGGTGGCTTCCAACTATAAAAGTAAAAATAATGTCTATTTTAAATTTGTTTTCGGTACAGGCACGGGTAAAAAAGTAACGAAGACCGAACCTGGCATTTTCTACTCTGCTAAAGATAAGTACAAGTTAAAAATCATGGGTACTGAGCAAATTTTTGACGGGAACAAAATCTACAATATTTCTGAAGAAGATCAAGAAATTACAGTTGCGAAACCAACCGGAAGCGAGCAAATGTTCTCACCCTTAAATTATATTGAAGAGTATAAAAAAGGCTACAATGTTAAGTATGTTGGTAAGCTAAATGTAAATGGTGTAAACTCAGATTATATTAAGTTGACTCCTGTGAAAAAAAACGGGGTTAAGGAAGTTAACTTATTTGTGAATTCAGCTAATAAACAACTTGTAAAAGTTGAACAATTCAGTGATGATAATACGGTATCTGTAATTGCTATCAGTAATTATAAGGATAACCAAAAATTAAGTCCTACAATGTTTGCCTTCGATAAAGATAATTATAAAAATTATTTTGTTACCGAACTTTAG